A genomic segment from Actinomyces lilanjuaniae encodes:
- a CDS encoding tetratricopeptide repeat protein, which yields MSMFGAVDLSSLVPSGGSSGAPAPGASGSGSAAGPAAAGRSPGQPGATEAGGGLPLPLVVDVDASTLRETAELSTRVPVVVVLHTPRSQASSDLAALLARLAEDYAGRFQVARVDVDAAPEVAQAFQAQAVPAVLALLAGQPVPLLQGGATEPQLRGVLDQVLEVAAANGVTGTIAVSPDASGADQAPAEAEETEVEKAAREAIEAGDFAAAEEVYTHAINQNPADDSLKAARSQVRLLARMDGQDPQALLAAADATPQDLQAVLAGADAALALGDVNAALGRVLEAVRSHTGEEREEARLRALELFEVIGATTPEVARARRMLASLLY from the coding sequence ATGTCCATGTTCGGTGCTGTCGACCTGTCCAGCCTGGTCCCTTCCGGCGGCTCATCCGGGGCACCCGCCCCAGGAGCCTCAGGGTCTGGGAGTGCAGCGGGCCCCGCAGCCGCAGGCCGGTCCCCGGGGCAGCCTGGTGCCACCGAGGCTGGCGGGGGACTGCCTCTGCCGCTGGTCGTTGACGTCGATGCCTCCACCCTGCGTGAGACGGCTGAGCTCAGCACCCGGGTCCCGGTGGTCGTCGTGCTGCACACGCCACGCAGCCAGGCCTCCTCCGACCTGGCCGCCCTGCTGGCGCGTCTGGCCGAGGACTACGCGGGTCGGTTCCAGGTGGCCCGGGTGGACGTGGACGCCGCCCCTGAAGTCGCCCAGGCCTTCCAGGCCCAGGCGGTCCCGGCTGTCCTCGCCCTGCTGGCCGGCCAGCCGGTGCCCCTGCTCCAGGGCGGTGCCACCGAGCCCCAGCTGCGTGGCGTGCTGGACCAGGTGCTGGAGGTGGCTGCGGCAAACGGCGTTACCGGGACCATTGCCGTCAGCCCTGATGCCTCGGGGGCCGACCAGGCACCTGCCGAGGCTGAGGAGACCGAGGTGGAAAAAGCCGCCCGGGAGGCTATCGAGGCCGGGGACTTCGCGGCGGCGGAGGAGGTCTACACCCACGCTATCAACCAGAACCCGGCTGACGACAGCCTCAAGGCCGCCCGTAGCCAGGTGCGGCTGCTAGCCCGCATGGACGGCCAGGACCCGCAGGCCCTCCTGGCTGCTGCCGACGCTACTCCCCAGGACCTCCAGGCCGTCCTGGCCGGTGCGGACGCGGCCCTGGCCCTGGGCGACGTCAACGCCGCCTTGGGGCGTGTCCTGGAGGCGGTGCGCTCCCATACCGGTGAGGAGCGGGAGGAGGCCCGCCTGCGTGCCCTGGAGCTCTTTGAGGTCATTGGTGCCACCACCCCGGAGGTCGCCCGCGCCCGCCGCATGCTGGCCAGCCTCTTGTACTGA
- a CDS encoding glycogen/starch/alpha-glucan phosphorylase, protein MTQNLVTSVPAQVRAVSGRPADAATPMEVWQGLSAAVVDAIADDWYATQQKYRAGRMEHYLSAEFLMGRALLNNLTNLGLVDQAREAVGAFGQDLSQVLEQEPDAALGNGGLGRLAACFLDSCATLDLPVWGFGILYRYGLFKQLFEDGFQTEHPDPWMEDGYPFVIRREEAQRLVRYQDMTVRAIPYDMPVTGYGTRNVGTLRLWKAEPVEEFDYEAFNSQRFTDAIVEREHIADISRVLYPNDTTYEGKVLRVRQQYFFCSASLQQIVDNYVDQHGEDLTGFADYNSIQLNDTHPVLAIPELMRQLMDVHHLSWEQAWDVVTRTFAYTNHTVLAEALETWEMSIFDRLFPRIAEIVREIDRRFRLEMASRGLDQGRIDYMAPLAGGSVRMAWIACYASYSINGVAALHTEIIKRETLGEWHDIWPERFNNKTNGVTPRRWLRQCNPRLADLLDEVTGSDAWVKDLTVLADYTDAVDESVYDRLGEVKQANKADFAAWVASREGVEIDPEAIFDVQIKRLHEYKRQLLNAIYILDLYFRMKQDPGLEVPKRVFIFGAKAAPGYIRAKGVIKLVNAVAELVNNDPVVSQTLKVVFIHNYNVSPAEHIIPAADVSEQISTAGKEASGTSNMKFMMNGALTLGTLDGANVEILEAVGEDNAYIFGATEDELPALRQTYDPVWHYENVPGLKRVLDAFTDGTLDDNGSGWFADLRRSLLEPSYEPADVYYVLGDFAAYREKKDAMAADHADQRAWQRRAWVNITRSGRFSSDRTIQDYAREVWKIEPTPVD, encoded by the coding sequence ATGACTCAGAACCTGGTCACGAGTGTGCCCGCCCAGGTGCGCGCCGTCTCCGGTCGTCCCGCCGACGCCGCCACCCCCATGGAGGTCTGGCAGGGACTGTCCGCCGCCGTCGTCGACGCGATCGCGGACGACTGGTACGCCACCCAGCAGAAGTACCGCGCCGGACGCATGGAGCACTACCTCTCCGCGGAGTTCCTCATGGGACGGGCGCTGCTCAACAACCTCACCAACCTGGGGCTGGTGGACCAGGCGCGCGAGGCGGTGGGCGCCTTCGGCCAGGACCTCTCCCAGGTCCTGGAGCAGGAGCCCGACGCCGCCCTGGGCAACGGCGGGCTGGGACGCCTGGCCGCCTGCTTCCTGGACTCCTGCGCCACCCTGGACCTGCCGGTGTGGGGCTTCGGCATCCTCTACCGCTACGGCCTGTTCAAGCAGCTGTTCGAGGACGGCTTCCAGACCGAGCACCCCGACCCGTGGATGGAGGATGGCTACCCCTTCGTCATCCGACGCGAGGAGGCCCAGCGCCTGGTCCGCTATCAGGACATGACCGTGCGCGCCATCCCCTACGACATGCCTGTCACCGGCTACGGGACCAGGAACGTGGGCACGCTGCGCCTGTGGAAGGCTGAGCCGGTGGAGGAGTTCGACTACGAGGCCTTCAACTCCCAGCGCTTCACCGACGCCATCGTCGAGCGCGAGCATATCGCCGACATCTCCCGAGTCCTCTACCCCAACGACACCACCTACGAGGGCAAGGTCCTGCGGGTGCGCCAGCAGTACTTCTTCTGCTCAGCCTCCCTCCAGCAGATCGTGGACAACTACGTAGACCAGCACGGCGAGGACCTGACCGGCTTTGCCGACTACAACTCCATCCAGCTCAACGACACCCACCCGGTCCTGGCCATCCCCGAGCTCATGCGCCAGCTCATGGACGTCCACCACCTCTCCTGGGAGCAGGCCTGGGACGTGGTGACCCGGACCTTCGCCTACACCAACCACACGGTTCTTGCGGAGGCCCTGGAGACCTGGGAGATGTCCATCTTCGACCGGCTGTTCCCGCGCATCGCCGAGATCGTCCGGGAGATCGACCGCCGCTTCCGCCTGGAGATGGCCAGCCGCGGCCTGGACCAGGGCAGGATCGACTACATGGCCCCTCTGGCTGGCGGCTCGGTACGCATGGCCTGGATCGCCTGCTACGCCTCCTACTCCATCAACGGCGTGGCTGCTCTGCACACCGAGATCATCAAGCGCGAGACCCTGGGTGAGTGGCACGACATCTGGCCCGAGCGCTTCAACAACAAGACCAACGGGGTGACCCCGCGCCGCTGGCTGCGCCAGTGCAACCCCCGCCTGGCGGACCTCCTGGACGAGGTCACCGGCTCCGACGCCTGGGTCAAGGACCTCACTGTGCTGGCGGACTACACCGACGCCGTTGACGAGTCGGTCTACGACCGCCTGGGCGAGGTCAAGCAGGCCAACAAGGCCGACTTCGCCGCCTGGGTAGCCAGCCGCGAGGGCGTGGAGATCGACCCTGAGGCGATCTTTGACGTCCAGATCAAGCGCCTGCACGAGTACAAGCGCCAGCTGCTCAACGCCATCTACATCCTGGACCTGTACTTCCGCATGAAGCAGGACCCCGGCCTGGAGGTCCCCAAGCGGGTCTTCATCTTCGGCGCCAAGGCCGCCCCCGGCTACATCCGGGCCAAGGGCGTCATCAAGCTGGTCAATGCCGTGGCCGAGCTGGTCAACAACGACCCGGTGGTCTCCCAGACCCTCAAGGTGGTCTTCATCCACAACTACAACGTCTCCCCCGCCGAGCACATCATCCCGGCGGCCGACGTCTCCGAACAGATCTCCACCGCAGGCAAGGAGGCCTCCGGGACCTCCAACATGAAGTTCATGATGAACGGCGCCCTGACCCTGGGCACCCTGGACGGTGCCAACGTGGAGATCCTGGAGGCCGTGGGCGAGGACAACGCCTACATCTTCGGCGCCACCGAGGACGAGCTGCCCGCCCTGCGCCAGACCTACGACCCGGTGTGGCACTACGAGAACGTCCCCGGCCTTAAGCGCGTGCTGGACGCCTTCACCGACGGGACCCTGGACGACAACGGGTCCGGATGGTTCGCCGACCTGCGCCGCAGCCTCCTGGAGCCCTCCTACGAGCCCGCCGACGTCTACTACGTGCTGGGCGACTTTGCCGCCTACCGCGAGAAGAAGGACGCCATGGCTGCCGACCACGCCGACCAGAGGGCCTGGCAGCGCCGCGCCTGGGTCAACATCACCCGCTCGGGCCGTTTCTCCTCCGACCGCACCATCCAGGACTACGCCCGCGAGGTGTGGAAGATCGAGCCCACGCCGGTGGACTAA
- a CDS encoding ABC transporter permease, which yields MTTASPVLSSAAPRSVATTVARESVELKIPVAGVVVTVLQVLMTLSAHGSTRFALATRSDLLALPVITVPARATILALAVPAVVATGWAWWRSWRREGVGAGAVTILGAAFVLAFLTWAGAGRDTLVPMVTILSSTLALSVPLVFGSLAGVIGERSGTINIAIEGQLLGGAFLGAVVASAASSPWAGLVAAPAAGVLVSLLLALFGLRYRVNQIVVGVVLNVLVLGLTGFLFSTVLSRDPGLNQPLRLPVISVPGLAQVPVIGPVLFRQTILVYLMYAAVAFFSFMLFRSRWGLRMRACGEHPKAADTVGINVMRTRVANLVLAGALAGLGGAFFTVGSGLSFTKDMAAGNGYIALAAMILGGWRPLGSLGAALLFGFATSVGQTLSVVGSPVPANIILMIPYVVTILAVSGFVGRVRAPAAEGVPYP from the coding sequence ATGACTACTGCCTCACCCGTCCTCAGCTCTGCCGCTCCCAGAAGTGTGGCGACCACGGTCGCTCGGGAGTCCGTGGAGCTCAAGATCCCGGTCGCCGGAGTCGTGGTGACGGTTCTCCAGGTGCTCATGACGCTGTCTGCCCACGGGTCGACACGCTTCGCCCTGGCGACCCGTTCCGACCTCCTGGCGCTTCCCGTCATCACCGTCCCGGCGCGTGCCACGATCCTGGCGCTGGCGGTTCCTGCCGTGGTTGCCACGGGCTGGGCATGGTGGCGCTCCTGGCGGCGCGAGGGGGTCGGTGCGGGGGCGGTGACCATCCTGGGGGCGGCCTTTGTCCTGGCCTTCCTGACCTGGGCAGGCGCCGGCCGGGACACCCTCGTGCCGATGGTGACCATCCTGTCGTCGACGCTGGCACTCAGCGTCCCCCTGGTCTTCGGCAGCCTCGCTGGCGTCATCGGTGAGCGGTCCGGCACTATCAACATCGCTATCGAGGGCCAGCTGCTGGGCGGGGCCTTCCTGGGGGCCGTGGTCGCCTCTGCAGCCTCCAGCCCCTGGGCCGGGCTGGTCGCCGCCCCTGCGGCGGGCGTGCTTGTCTCCCTCCTGCTGGCCCTGTTCGGGCTGCGCTACCGGGTCAATCAGATCGTCGTGGGGGTGGTGCTCAACGTCCTGGTCCTGGGACTGACCGGCTTCCTGTTCTCCACGGTTCTCTCTCGCGACCCCGGTCTCAACCAGCCGCTGCGTCTGCCAGTCATCTCGGTTCCCGGCCTGGCCCAGGTGCCCGTCATCGGGCCGGTCCTCTTCCGCCAGACTATCCTCGTCTACCTCATGTACGCAGCGGTGGCCTTCTTCTCCTTCATGCTGTTCCGCTCCCGGTGGGGCCTGCGGATGCGTGCGTGCGGGGAGCACCCCAAGGCCGCTGACACGGTAGGCATCAACGTCATGCGCACCCGGGTGGCCAACCTGGTGCTCGCAGGTGCCCTAGCAGGCCTGGGCGGTGCCTTCTTCACCGTGGGCAGCGGCCTGTCCTTCACCAAGGACATGGCGGCGGGCAACGGCTATATCGCCCTGGCGGCCATGATCCTGGGCGGGTGGCGCCCTCTGGGATCTCTTGGCGCAGCGCTGCTCTTCGGCTTTGCCACCTCCGTGGGGCAGACCCTGTCCGTAGTGGGCAGTCCTGTCCCCGCTAACATCATCCTCATGATTCCCTACGTCGTGACAATTCTGGCCGTGTCCGGGTTCGTGGGAAGGGTCCGCGCCCCCGCCGCAGAGGGGGTGCCCTACCCGTGA
- a CDS encoding ABC transporter ATP-binding protein — MKLELRGVTKTFGPVVANDRIDLTIEPGQVHALLGENGAGKSTLMNVLYGLYQPDGGQVLIDDVPVTFSGPRDAVAAGIGMVHQHFMLVPVFTVAESVALGDEPTGPAGVIDTAAAASRVTQISQRFGFDVDPHARIEDLPVGVQQRVEIIKALSRDARVLILDEPTAVLTPQETDELMVVMRGLRDSGTSIVFITHKLREVREVADAITVIRRGRVVGTAEPTTSAAELASLMVGHDVSLTVDKDPADPGDDGLVLEDLTLLDQDGGAVLEEVTLHVRSGEILGVAGVQGNGQTELGEVVLGLRAPAAGRVLLGGRDVTGHSVRQRLHDGLGFVPEDRSRDGVVADLSVAENMVLDRYDDPSLGRRHSLSPALLRRNAERLREEFDVRVGEVGDPISTLSGGNQQKTVLARELSRPLTALLASQPTRGLDVGSIEFVHQRLVAERDAGTAVLIISSELDEIYALSDRIAVMYRGRVTGVVTPDTPREVLGLMMAGASPSQAGAQEDPGQGEPGAHVPEDAPEDAETTKTRTGIKTEMRTDEKTDKGTERSQEQ, encoded by the coding sequence GTGAAGCTCGAGCTGCGTGGTGTCACCAAGACCTTCGGGCCTGTCGTGGCCAACGACCGTATCGACCTGACCATCGAGCCCGGGCAGGTCCACGCCCTCCTGGGGGAGAACGGCGCGGGTAAGTCCACGCTCATGAACGTCCTCTACGGGCTCTACCAGCCCGACGGCGGTCAGGTCCTCATTGATGACGTGCCTGTGACCTTCTCCGGGCCCCGGGACGCCGTGGCCGCGGGGATCGGTATGGTCCACCAGCACTTCATGCTCGTCCCGGTGTTCACGGTGGCGGAGTCGGTGGCCCTGGGCGACGAGCCCACCGGGCCGGCGGGGGTCATCGACACCGCTGCTGCCGCTTCCAGGGTCACTCAGATATCGCAGCGCTTCGGGTTCGACGTGGACCCGCATGCCCGTATCGAGGACCTGCCGGTGGGCGTCCAGCAGCGTGTGGAGATCATCAAGGCGCTGTCCCGCGACGCCCGGGTGCTCATCCTGGACGAGCCCACTGCGGTGCTCACCCCGCAGGAGACCGACGAGCTCATGGTCGTCATGCGGGGACTGAGGGACTCCGGGACCTCGATCGTCTTCATCACCCACAAGCTCCGGGAGGTGCGTGAGGTCGCTGACGCTATCACCGTCATCCGGCGGGGGCGGGTCGTCGGTACCGCCGAGCCCACCACCTCTGCCGCCGAGCTGGCCAGCCTCATGGTGGGCCACGACGTGTCCCTGACAGTGGACAAGGACCCCGCTGACCCCGGGGACGACGGCCTCGTCCTGGAGGACCTCACCCTGCTGGACCAGGACGGCGGTGCCGTGCTTGAGGAGGTGACCCTGCACGTGCGGTCCGGCGAGATCCTCGGCGTGGCGGGGGTCCAGGGCAACGGGCAGACCGAGCTCGGCGAGGTAGTCCTGGGTCTGCGCGCGCCTGCAGCGGGGCGTGTGCTCCTGGGAGGCCGTGACGTCACCGGCCACAGCGTGCGTCAGCGGCTGCACGACGGCCTGGGGTTCGTTCCCGAGGACCGCTCGCGCGACGGCGTGGTCGCTGACCTCTCCGTGGCTGAGAACATGGTCCTGGACCGTTACGACGACCCATCCCTGGGACGGAGGCACTCCCTGTCTCCCGCACTGCTGCGCCGCAACGCCGAGAGGCTGCGCGAGGAGTTCGACGTGCGGGTCGGCGAGGTCGGCGACCCCATCTCCACCCTCTCCGGCGGTAACCAGCAGAAGACCGTCCTGGCCCGCGAGCTGTCCCGCCCCCTCACGGCGCTCCTGGCCTCCCAGCCCACCCGGGGCCTGGACGTCGGCTCTATCGAGTTCGTCCACCAGCGGCTCGTCGCTGAGCGTGACGCGGGGACGGCCGTGCTTATCATCTCTTCCGAGCTGGACGAGATCTACGCCCTGTCCGACCGTATCGCGGTCATGTACCGCGGCCGGGTGACCGGCGTGGTCACCCCGGACACGCCGCGCGAGGTGCTGGGGCTCATGATGGCGGGCGCGTCCCCCTCCCAGGCGGGTGCCCAGGAGGACCCCGGCCAGGGGGAGCCGGGTGCGCACGTCCCCGAGGATGCCCCCGAGGATGCTGAGACGACCAAGACACGGACCGGTATCAAGACTGAGATGAGGACAGATGAAAAGACGGACAAGGGGACAGAGAGGAGCCAGGAGCAGTGA
- a CDS encoding BMP family lipoprotein: protein MATIAVESEGSADYSTNIDSLVQQDCDLIIGAGFNLDVDLATAAQANPDMNFALVDSTFSDTQGEPVELDNAKPLIFNTAAAAYLAGYAAAGVSSTGIVATYGGMQIPTVEIFMEGFARGVERYNEDNDASVTVLGWDPDSPSTGSFVGDFSNTQEGQSLTEQFLSQDADVIMPVAGPVGLGTLSTVKASSGDQAVVWVDADGYESTSSGDLILTSVVKEIGIAVYNTVQEATEGSFSSQPYIGTLENEGVSLAPFHDYDSQVPDQVKTRIEELRQQIIDGSLDVSTPYDPS from the coding sequence GTGGCGACCATCGCGGTGGAGTCGGAGGGGTCCGCAGACTACTCCACCAATATCGACTCCCTCGTCCAGCAGGACTGCGACCTCATCATCGGTGCGGGCTTCAACCTGGACGTGGACCTGGCGACAGCCGCGCAGGCCAACCCGGACATGAACTTCGCTCTCGTTGACTCCACCTTCTCTGACACCCAGGGCGAGCCGGTGGAGCTGGACAATGCCAAGCCGCTCATCTTCAACACGGCTGCGGCCGCCTACCTGGCTGGCTACGCCGCGGCGGGCGTGAGCAGCACGGGCATCGTGGCCACCTACGGCGGGATGCAGATCCCTACGGTGGAGATCTTTATGGAGGGCTTCGCCAGGGGCGTGGAGAGGTACAACGAGGACAACGACGCCTCGGTCACCGTCCTGGGCTGGGACCCGGACAGCCCCAGCACCGGTTCCTTCGTCGGTGACTTCTCGAACACCCAGGAGGGCCAGTCCCTGACTGAGCAGTTCCTCTCCCAGGACGCCGACGTCATCATGCCGGTGGCCGGCCCCGTGGGGCTGGGCACCCTGTCCACGGTCAAGGCCTCCTCTGGCGACCAGGCGGTGGTATGGGTGGACGCTGACGGCTACGAGTCCACCAGTTCCGGTGACCTGATCCTGACCTCGGTGGTCAAGGAGATCGGTATCGCCGTCTACAACACCGTCCAGGAGGCCACCGAGGGCAGCTTCTCCTCCCAGCCCTACATCGGGACCCTGGAGAACGAGGGGGTGTCCCTGGCGCCCTTCCACGACTACGACTCCCAGGTCCCCGACCAGGTCAAGACCAGGATCGAGGAGCTGCGCCAGCAGATCATCGACGGCTCCCTGGACGTGTCCACCCCCTACGACCCGTCCTGA
- a CDS encoding malate dehydrogenase translates to MANAPVNITVTGAAGNIGYALLFRIASGALLGPEQRVNLRLLEIPQAVQAAEGTAMELFDAAFPTLGSVDIFDDPKAAFEGANIAFLVGSMPRKAGMERSDLLSANGGIFGPQGEALNAGAADDIKVLVVGNPANTNALIAASHAPDIPSSRFTAMTRLDHNRALAQLATRAGVHVTDIDKVTVWGNHSTTQYPDLTQATIKGAPIPEILADRAWVEEDFIPTVAKRGAAIIAARGASSAASAASAAIDHVHDWVLGTSGSWTSAAVMSDGSYGVPEGIISSFPCTSSGGEWTIVEGLEIDDFSRSRIDASAAELVEEKDAVAGMGLI, encoded by the coding sequence ATGGCCAACGCCCCCGTCAACATCACCGTCACCGGTGCGGCCGGCAACATCGGCTACGCGCTGCTCTTCCGTATCGCCTCCGGCGCCCTGCTGGGCCCGGAGCAGCGTGTCAACCTCCGTCTGCTGGAGATCCCCCAGGCTGTCCAGGCCGCTGAGGGCACCGCTATGGAGCTCTTCGACGCCGCCTTCCCCACCCTGGGGTCCGTCGACATCTTCGACGACCCCAAGGCTGCCTTCGAGGGTGCCAACATCGCGTTCCTCGTCGGCTCCATGCCTCGCAAGGCCGGGATGGAGCGTTCCGACCTGCTCTCCGCCAACGGCGGGATCTTCGGCCCCCAGGGCGAGGCCCTCAACGCAGGCGCGGCTGACGACATCAAGGTCCTGGTAGTAGGAAACCCTGCCAACACCAACGCCCTCATCGCCGCCTCGCACGCCCCGGACATCCCCTCGTCCCGGTTCACCGCCATGACCCGCCTGGACCACAACCGCGCCCTCGCTCAGCTGGCGACCAGGGCGGGTGTCCACGTCACCGACATCGACAAGGTCACGGTGTGGGGCAACCACTCCACGACCCAGTACCCCGACCTCACCCAGGCCACCATCAAGGGGGCGCCCATCCCGGAGATCCTGGCTGACCGCGCCTGGGTGGAGGAGGACTTCATCCCCACCGTGGCCAAGCGGGGCGCGGCCATCATCGCCGCCCGGGGAGCATCTTCTGCCGCCTCTGCCGCCTCTGCCGCCATCGACCACGTCCACGACTGGGTCCTGGGAACCTCGGGCTCCTGGACCTCTGCCGCGGTGATGTCTGACGGCTCCTACGGGGTCCCTGAGGGCATCATCTCCTCTTTCCCCTGCACCTCCTCCGGCGGGGAGTGGACAATCGTGGAGGGCCTGGAGATCGACGACTTCTCCCGGAGCCGTATCGACGCCTCAGCGGCCGAGCTGGTTGAGGAGAAGGACGCCGTGGCGGGAATGGGCCTTATCTGA
- the deoC gene encoding deoxyribose-phosphate aldolase, with amino-acid sequence MSHAAGSEPTPLAGTWRAQPASTPTRAEAAAVIDHTLLRPEATADQVAELVAQAARLGTYCVCVSPSQLPVAVPGGLRVATVCGFPSGAHTTAVKAAEAREAVDRGAHEVDMVLDLAQVKEHDYNAVESEVRAVKEAVGDSLLKVIIESAALSDEEVVAVCRASERAGADYVKTSTGFHPAGGASTHAVALMRATVGERLGVKASGGIRTAQDAVAMLRAGASRLGVSATVSVLEGLED; translated from the coding sequence ATGAGTCATGCCGCTGGTAGCGAGCCGACGCCGCTTGCGGGTACGTGGCGTGCGCAGCCTGCTTCCACACCCACCCGGGCTGAGGCCGCCGCTGTCATCGACCACACTCTTCTGCGGCCCGAGGCCACGGCAGACCAGGTCGCCGAGCTCGTCGCCCAGGCGGCTAGGCTGGGCACCTACTGCGTGTGCGTGTCCCCTAGCCAGCTGCCCGTGGCTGTTCCTGGGGGGCTGCGGGTGGCCACTGTCTGCGGCTTCCCCTCAGGCGCCCACACGACCGCCGTCAAGGCCGCCGAAGCCCGTGAGGCCGTGGACAGGGGCGCTCACGAGGTCGATATGGTCCTGGACCTCGCGCAGGTCAAGGAGCACGACTACAACGCCGTGGAGTCGGAGGTCCGCGCGGTCAAGGAGGCCGTGGGTGACAGCCTCCTCAAGGTTATTATCGAGTCCGCCGCGCTGAGTGACGAGGAGGTCGTCGCCGTGTGCCGGGCCAGCGAACGGGCAGGAGCGGACTACGTCAAGACCTCCACCGGCTTCCACCCTGCCGGAGGCGCCTCGACGCACGCAGTGGCTCTCATGCGCGCCACGGTGGGGGAGCGTCTGGGCGTCAAGGCCTCCGGTGGCATCCGCACGGCACAGGACGCGGTGGCGATGCTCAGGGCTGGTGCCTCACGCCTGGGAGTGTCGGCGACCGTCTCGGTGCTGGAAGGGCTGGAGGACTGA
- a CDS encoding ABC transporter permease, with product MTAVPATPATPGGPLPDPSGEPSADSSANPPRPGVLRRVAESTALAGVLAVVSAMIVGSVLILVADEEVRTTAGYFLARPGDFLGAAGSSLVEAYTSLLRGSVLDWRATTATRMVRPLTETLTNATPLIIAGLGMSVAFRAGLFNIGGQGQVVLGGILATYVGITWELPVVVHLPLAVLAAVLGGFVWGGLAGLLKARTGANEVIVTIMLNSVAGYLLAQLLTTTVFIGESGSNPKSLYLAGSSHYPLLLGDSFRLHAGFLVALLAAGSVWWLMERSRLGFQLRAVGLNAQAARTAGMNVSRVTAVAMMVSGALCGLAATAPVLGTQRYLGLSVAGTIGFDAITVALLGRSTPLGTVLAGLLFGALSAGGTTMQAATGTPVDIVLVLQSTIVLFIAAPSLVRALYRLPARGSWTRQQDTAAAAGTPAPTSREA from the coding sequence GTGACAGCGGTCCCAGCCACTCCGGCCACCCCCGGTGGCCCGCTCCCTGACCCGTCCGGCGAGCCGTCCGCGGACTCGTCCGCCAACCCGCCCCGCCCCGGGGTCCTGCGGCGGGTGGCGGAGTCCACGGCGTTGGCGGGAGTCCTCGCCGTCGTGTCGGCCATGATCGTGGGCTCGGTCCTCATCCTTGTCGCCGACGAGGAGGTGCGCACCACCGCCGGCTACTTCCTCGCCCGTCCCGGCGACTTCCTTGGTGCTGCGGGCTCCAGCCTGGTCGAGGCCTACACCTCCCTCCTGCGCGGCTCGGTCCTCGACTGGAGGGCGACCACGGCCACGCGTATGGTGCGCCCCCTCACTGAGACGCTGACCAACGCCACCCCCCTCATCATTGCGGGCCTGGGGATGTCGGTCGCCTTTCGCGCGGGCCTGTTCAACATCGGAGGCCAGGGACAGGTCGTCCTGGGCGGGATCCTGGCTACCTACGTAGGTATCACCTGGGAGCTGCCCGTCGTCGTCCACCTGCCGCTGGCTGTGCTCGCCGCTGTCCTGGGCGGGTTCGTGTGGGGCGGTCTCGCAGGCCTGCTCAAGGCCCGGACCGGAGCCAACGAGGTGATTGTCACCATCATGCTCAACTCCGTGGCGGGGTACCTGCTGGCCCAGCTGCTTACGACCACCGTCTTTATCGGCGAGAGCGGTAGCAACCCCAAGTCCCTCTACCTGGCCGGGTCCTCTCACTACCCGCTTCTGCTGGGAGACTCCTTCCGCCTCCACGCGGGCTTTCTTGTCGCCCTGCTGGCCGCAGGGAGCGTGTGGTGGCTCATGGAGCGCTCGCGGCTGGGCTTCCAGCTGCGGGCTGTCGGCCTTAACGCCCAGGCGGCCCGCACCGCCGGGATGAACGTGTCCCGGGTGACCGCCGTGGCCATGATGGTCTCCGGCGCCTTGTGCGGCCTGGCCGCTACTGCCCCGGTCCTGGGCACACAGAGGTACCTGGGGCTGTCCGTGGCGGGGACTATCGGCTTTGACGCCATCACCGTGGCTCTCCTGGGACGGTCCACCCCGCTGGGCACCGTCCTGGCGGGCCTGCTCTTCGGGGCGCTGAGCGCCGGTGGCACCACGATGCAGGCAGCCACGGGCACACCGGTCGATATCGTCCTGGTCCTGCAGTCCACCATCGTGCTGTTCATTGCTGCGCCCTCCCTGGTACGCGCCCTCTACCGGCTGCCCGCCCGGGGCTCGTGGACGCGCCAGCAGGACACCGCTGCGGCTGCGGGCACCCCGGCCCCGACCAGCAGGGAGGCCTGA